Proteins from one Phyllobacterium zundukense genomic window:
- a CDS encoding GNAT family N-acetyltransferase — MSVQIRPLQKSDEAQWRRLWTAYLTFYETTVPEEVYQTTFARLTSGASHEYRGFIAEFEGKSVGLTHYLFHRHNWSIEDVCYLQDLYADPEVRGKGVGRALIEAVHAEATKAGAHSVYWTTNQDNKTARQLYDRVAKVTPFIKYVKIV, encoded by the coding sequence ATGAGCGTTCAAATCCGCCCTTTGCAAAAATCCGACGAGGCCCAGTGGCGCCGGCTTTGGACTGCCTATCTCACCTTTTACGAGACCACAGTGCCTGAAGAGGTCTACCAAACGACATTCGCGAGGCTGACTTCCGGTGCCAGTCACGAATACCGCGGCTTCATCGCCGAGTTTGAAGGCAAATCTGTCGGGCTAACGCACTACCTGTTTCATCGGCACAACTGGAGCATCGAGGATGTCTGCTATCTTCAGGATCTCTATGCCGACCCGGAGGTGCGCGGCAAGGGCGTTGGCCGCGCATTGATCGAAGCCGTCCATGCCGAGGCCACCAAGGCTGGCGCCCACTCGGTCTATTGGACGACCAACCAGGACAACAAGACGGCACGCCAACTCTACGACAGGGTCGCGAAAGTAACACCTTTCATCAAGTATGTGAAAATTGTTTGA
- a CDS encoding 5-formyltetrahydrofolate cyclo-ligase — protein MKYPPTIKDLKKNLRLEALGRRDALSTEYRIEASMRIADAGVASLVVDPGTNVSGFWPIRSEVDLRPLLFHLREKGARLLLPVIIDKQTIIFRELVRGAPMVATGFGTAGPPEDALVLDPSFMLVPLAAFDERGHRIGYGAGYYDRAIARLQEIGVNPRLIGVAFDCQQVEIVPDEPHDVPLEAILTESGLRSFG, from the coding sequence TTGAAGTACCCTCCCACCATCAAGGACCTGAAGAAGAATTTGAGGCTCGAAGCTCTGGGCCGGCGCGACGCGCTTTCCACGGAGTATCGGATCGAAGCATCGATGCGCATCGCTGACGCCGGCGTCGCTTCCCTTGTTGTAGATCCGGGGACCAATGTCTCGGGTTTCTGGCCGATCAGGTCGGAAGTGGATTTACGCCCTCTGCTTTTTCATCTGCGCGAAAAAGGTGCGCGGCTACTGCTTCCGGTCATCATCGACAAGCAGACGATTATTTTTCGCGAACTTGTGCGCGGTGCGCCGATGGTTGCCACGGGTTTCGGCACGGCGGGACCGCCCGAGGATGCGCTTGTTCTTGATCCTTCATTCATGCTGGTCCCTCTTGCCGCGTTCGATGAGCGCGGTCACCGTATCGGCTACGGCGCGGGCTACTACGACCGGGCGATCGCGCGACTGCAGGAGATTGGCGTCAATCCCCGGTTGATCGGCGTGGCTTTTGACTGTCAACAAGTAGAAATCGTGCCTGATGAACCGCATGACGTGCCGCTGGAGGCCATCCTGACGGAAAGCGGGTTGCGTAGCTTTGGCTAG
- a CDS encoding TIGR00282 family metallophosphoesterase: MRLLFLGDMVGRSGRTAVYEQLPGLISDLKLDFTIVNGENAAGGFGITEEIFHDTINAGADVVTTGNHVWDQREALVFAAREQRFLRPANFPLGTAGKGSGIFLAKNGARVLVSNIMGRVFMHPDLHDPFTIAEEILAACPLGEQADAVVFDFHAEATSEKQCFGHFVDGRASFVVGTHTHVPTADAQILNGGTAYMSDAGMCGDYDSSLGMDKEEPLNRFLSKVPKGRFEAATGKATICGVGVEISDSTGLAEKIAPLRLGPRLEETIPSFWK; the protein is encoded by the coding sequence GTGAGATTACTTTTTCTTGGTGATATGGTTGGCCGCTCTGGCCGTACAGCCGTTTATGAACAATTGCCGGGCCTTATCTCCGATCTGAAACTCGACTTTACCATCGTTAACGGTGAAAATGCGGCCGGTGGCTTTGGCATCACCGAAGAGATTTTCCACGACACGATCAATGCTGGTGCTGATGTCGTCACCACCGGCAATCACGTTTGGGATCAGCGCGAGGCGCTGGTCTTCGCCGCGCGCGAGCAGCGCTTCCTGCGGCCTGCCAATTTCCCGCTGGGGACAGCTGGAAAAGGTTCGGGCATATTTCTTGCCAAGAATGGCGCACGGGTTCTCGTCTCCAACATCATGGGCCGCGTTTTTATGCATCCGGATTTGCATGACCCCTTCACGATAGCCGAGGAAATTCTGGCGGCATGCCCGCTCGGTGAACAGGCGGATGCGGTGGTCTTTGATTTTCACGCGGAAGCGACGAGCGAGAAACAGTGTTTCGGTCATTTTGTCGATGGTCGCGCCAGTTTCGTGGTGGGCACTCATACACATGTGCCCACGGCAGACGCGCAGATATTAAATGGCGGAACTGCCTATATGTCCGATGCGGGTATGTGCGGCGACTATGATTCCTCGCTCGGAATGGACAAGGAAGAACCGCTCAATCGGTTCCTTTCCAAGGTGCCGAAGGGCCGGTTTGAGGCCGCCACCGGCAAGGCGACGATTTGCGGCGTCGGGGTCGAGATTTCCGACAGTACTGGCCTCGCCGAAAAGATCGCTCCACTGCGTCTTGGCCCGCGACTTGAAGAAACCATTCCATCATTCTGGAAATGA
- a CDS encoding TerC family protein, with product MEALLSYFDFIYTPSGLIALVTLVVMEVVLGIDNLIFISILTNKLPKEQQARARRLGISAALILRLVLLFTISIIVQLTEPIFEAFGHGFSWRDLILIAGGLFLVWKATKEIHHTVDHEDAKEDVIGKTVTLTMGAAIAQILVLDLVFSVDSIITAVGMTDEIAIMVIAVLAAVTVMLLAAEPLSKFIANNPTIVMLALGFLLMIGMTLIADGFGYHVPKGYIYAAMGFSALVEALNMLARRRKKQH from the coding sequence ATGGAAGCGCTACTCTCCTATTTCGATTTCATCTACACGCCGTCAGGCCTTATCGCCCTCGTTACGCTTGTCGTGATGGAAGTGGTGCTCGGCATCGACAATCTCATTTTTATTTCGATACTCACCAACAAGCTGCCGAAGGAACAGCAAGCGCGTGCCCGCCGTCTTGGTATCAGCGCAGCGCTGATCCTGCGGCTCGTTTTGCTATTTACAATCTCGATCATCGTGCAGCTGACGGAACCGATCTTCGAGGCCTTCGGTCATGGATTTTCATGGCGCGACCTTATCCTGATCGCCGGTGGCCTGTTCCTGGTGTGGAAGGCCACGAAGGAAATCCATCACACGGTCGATCACGAGGATGCCAAGGAAGATGTCATCGGCAAGACGGTCACGCTTACGATGGGTGCAGCAATCGCGCAGATCCTCGTGCTCGATCTTGTGTTTTCTGTAGATTCCATCATCACCGCTGTCGGCATGACCGACGAAATCGCCATCATGGTTATTGCCGTGCTTGCTGCCGTGACCGTCATGTTGCTTGCAGCCGAGCCTTTGTCGAAGTTCATCGCCAACAACCCTACTATAGTCATGCTTGCGCTCGGCTTCCTTTTGATGATTGGTATGACGCTGATCGCCGACGGGTTTGGCTATCATGTTCCCAAAGGCTACATCTATGCGGCGATGGGCTTTTCTGCCCTTGTCGAGGCGCTCAACATGCTGGCGCGCCGCAGGAAAAAGCAGCACTGA
- a CDS encoding biotin transporter BioY has translation MTQTTFAEAFVPLKLANRSLAYKALAVVIGTAFLAVSSWISVPMVPVPVTMQTFAVTMVGALYGWRLGGVTVVAWLLHSFVGLPVLADGMPGQIAFAGPTAGYLFSFPVVAVFIGLLAERGLTRNPFTAFGVMLLGNALCLVLGGAWLANMIGLEKAWIFGVAPFIIGGVLKSALAAATIEMFRRSGIRLS, from the coding sequence ATGACCCAGACCACTTTTGCCGAGGCTTTCGTTCCGCTCAAACTTGCCAACCGCTCGCTCGCATACAAGGCGCTGGCAGTGGTGATCGGCACTGCGTTTCTTGCGGTCAGTTCGTGGATTTCGGTTCCGATGGTTCCAGTGCCAGTCACCATGCAGACCTTCGCGGTCACCATGGTAGGCGCTCTCTATGGCTGGCGGCTTGGTGGCGTCACCGTCGTTGCATGGCTTCTCCATTCTTTCGTCGGATTGCCTGTCTTGGCCGACGGCATGCCGGGCCAGATTGCCTTTGCAGGTCCAACGGCTGGATATCTGTTTTCCTTTCCCGTTGTTGCGGTATTCATTGGTCTTCTCGCGGAACGTGGGCTGACGCGTAATCCATTCACGGCTTTCGGTGTCATGCTTCTGGGCAACGCTCTATGCCTTGTGCTCGGTGGGGCGTGGCTGGCAAACATGATCGGCCTCGAAAAGGCATGGATTTTCGGTGTCGCGCCGTTCATCATCGGTGGCGTCCTCAAATCGGCGCTGGCGGCCGCAACGATCGAAATGTTTCGCCGCTCAGGTATCCGCCTCTCTTGA
- a CDS encoding DUF1284 domain-containing protein, with translation MTVRLRAHHLLCMLTYVGKGYSPAFTDNYDKVIARLVAGEDILIKAGPDDICEPLLATPEPHCLRDSVIERDTKAMHDVSNLLGRPLQIGDAVNLDAMMVGKFRDAFAKGQTRRACIGCEWFELCSAISKSGFQDTRLKFG, from the coding sequence TTGACGGTCAGGCTTCGCGCGCACCACCTGCTCTGCATGCTGACCTATGTCGGTAAAGGCTATAGTCCTGCCTTTACCGATAACTATGACAAGGTCATTGCGAGGTTGGTGGCCGGCGAGGATATCCTGATCAAGGCGGGGCCGGACGATATTTGCGAGCCCCTTCTCGCAACGCCCGAACCGCATTGCTTGCGCGACAGCGTTATCGAACGCGATACCAAGGCGATGCATGACGTCTCCAATCTGCTCGGCAGACCGCTTCAGATCGGCGACGCTGTAAATCTTGACGCCATGATGGTTGGAAAATTTCGCGATGCCTTTGCGAAGGGCCAAACCCGGCGTGCTTGTATCGGTTGTGAGTGGTTTGAACTTTGCTCCGCGATATCGAAATCCGGCTTTCAAGACACCAGACTGAAGTTTGGTTGA